CATGCCTATTACAGTTGCTACGATAAAGTTAAGCATCTAAAAATTTTGGCTCTTGATTGAAGTACACTTTCTTCAAGGTCCCCCTTGATAAGGAAGATTTAGGGAAGCGTGCTGTATCTTATCCAATCAAAAAACGTTGTAGAAGTATTAGAAATAGCGTTTAGTTGTCTTCTAAGGAGGTAATTATTTCCTGAACTTGAGTCATTTCTAGACCTGTTATCTGTACAATTTGCTCTGCATTCATTCCTACAGAAAATAACCGGGAAATCATTTCTAGTTTGGCTCTTAGTTGACCTTCTTGTAAGCCTTCTTGTAAGCCTTCTTGCTTTCCTTCCTGATACACTCGCGTTTGGGTTAAGTCAGTAATTCCTAGCATTTGTTTAACCTCCTCCCAAGACTTTTGAGGGAACTTGTAAATAATAATAGTTGAGATTAGCAGCAAGCAGTTCTGTTAAAGTCGCTGTATCTGTAACCTCTTCTCGTGCTTGCTCAATCAGTTCTCTTGCTTTAGTTGTAGCACTTTCTTCAGGCTCAACGATCAGTTTAACTGTTTCAATACCCAGAGAGGGCGGTGTACCTGTACTGAGTTCATTGAGATAGATGCGCCTGACTCGGTTTGAGGCGAGAAGTTCTTGATATCTGGGTTGGTTTCCGGGATCGAGGTTGCGCGTGGGATAAACGACTACACCCCGCCAGTCGTTCTCGAAGTCAGTTTTGTCTAGATAAAGAAAAATTTCAGCGAAGAAACGAGAGTAAAACTTGGGATCGAGTTGA
The Desertifilum tharense IPPAS B-1220 genome window above contains:
- a CDS encoding Rpn family recombination-promoting nuclease/putative transposase gives rise to the protein MKTDTIFYRIFQSFPSIFFELIDQPPTLAEVYQFSSVEVKQLAFRIDGVFLPTRTANNSPIYFAEVQFQLDPKFYSRFFAEIFLYLDKTDFENDWRGVVVYPTRNLDPGNQPRYQELLASNRVRRIYLNELSTGTPPSLGIETVKLIVEPEESATTKARELIEQAREEVTDTATLTELLAANLNYYYLQVPSKVLGGG
- a CDS encoding Rpn family recombination-promoting nuclease/putative transposase produces the protein MLLISTIIIYKFPQKSWEEVKQMLGITDLTQTRVYQEGKQEGLQEGLQEGQLRAKLEMISRLFSVGMNAEQIVQITGLEMTQVQEIITSLEDN